The following are encoded in a window of Primulina eburnea isolate SZY01 chromosome 4, ASM2296580v1, whole genome shotgun sequence genomic DNA:
- the LOC140830204 gene encoding uncharacterized protein, translated as MIDAASGGALVNKTPQEARALISNMAANTQQFGIRQDNPPRQVNEVSVTPIDQKLDSLTSLLERLVAGQVQQIRVRHNKKNPCNKPMRLVDFLGSPSIDMTHILIATIQDGGIIQISAIRINEANRDIHSRIVTNNTHQNKHPTQETRASIQNLSTQVGQLATSIHKLEAQNLGNKPSQIVVNPREIVSAITLRNCKELDVQEIGVQASIKQKEENEIKVEDKIINQDDASKGKFSPLFEYKPIPPFPLALNRKCESIKELNDTLCRCEVNIPSIDAIKPVPRCAKILKELCTTKKRHKLKGCKKEKVGEHVSAFIQKIIPIKCSDPGMFSVSCTIGDTRLEKAKLDLGA; from the exons ATGATTGATGCTGCAAGTGGAGGTGCATTGGTGAACAAAACGCCTCAAGAGGCACGAGCTCTAATCTCCAACATGGCTGCCAATACACAACAGTTTGGTATTAGGCAAGACAACCCTCCACGACAAGTCAATGAGGTAAGTGTTACTCCTATCGATCAAAAGTTAGATTCTTTGACATCTCTTTTGGAAAGGTTGGTTGCAGGACAGGTGCAACAG ATACGTGTTCGTCACAACAAGAAGAACCCATGCAACAAGCCAATGCGATTGGTGGATTTCCTGGGCAGCCCCAGCATCGATATGACCCATATTTTAATAGCTACAATCCAGGATGGAGGGATCATCCAAATTTCAGCTATAAGAATCAATGAGGCCAACAGGGATATCCACAGTAGAATTGTAACAAACAACACGCACCAGAACAAGCACCCAACTCAG GAAACGAGGGCTAGCATTCAGAATTTGAGCACTCAAGTGGGACAGTTGGCGACCTCAATTCACAAGTTAGAAGCACAAAATTTAGGTAATAAACCTTCTCAGATAGTGGTGAATCCAAGAGAGATTGTGAGTGCAATTACTTTGAGAAATTGTAAAGAATTGGATGTTCAAGAAATTGGGGTACAAGCATCAATCAAGCAAAAGGAAGAGAATGAGATAAAAGTTGAggataaaataatcaatcaaGATGATGCTTCGAAAGGTAAGTTTTCTCCTCTATTTGAGTATAAACCTATTCCCCCATTCCCTCTTGCATTGAACAGGAAATGTGAAAGTATTAAGGAGTTGAATGACACTCTTTGTAGATGTGAGGTAAATATTCCTTCAATAGATGCTATTAAACCAGTACCTCGTTgtgctaaaattttaaaagagttGTGTACTACAAAAAAGAGACATAAGTTGAAGGGGTGTAAAAAGGAAAAGGTAGGAGAACATGTTTCTGCTTTCATTCAAAAAATTATTCCTATCAAATGCAGTGATCCAGGTATGTTTTCTGTCTCTTGTACTATTGGCGATACTAGACTTGAAAAGGCTAAGTTGGATTTGGGTGCTTAA